The Spinacia oleracea cultivar Varoflay chromosome 2, BTI_SOV_V1, whole genome shotgun sequence DNA segment AAGGGAGGAGTAATTACCCTCATTCTGTCACTAATAAAAGTCCAGTCATCCCTCTGGCACCCATGTTGAACAAACAAAGCCTTCAAACTTCTGAAAAAATAGGACCATGTGTCCATACTCTCCGTACTCACAATGCTATAGGCTAATGgaaaaatctcattattccCATCGATAGCAACTGCAGTGAGGAGAATTCCCTTATAGTATCCACTCAAATGTGCACCATCAATGCCTATGATAGGCCTACAACCTCTTAAGAAACCCCTAACTTGTGCAGCAAAGGAGAAAAAGCAAGCCTTGAAACGGGGTGTCACGTTACCAGAATCTGCAGTCCAAGTGACCAAGGCATAACTCCCAGGATTGGTAGATTTGATCATTTCAGCATAGGATGGTAAAAGGGCATATGACTCATCAAAACCTCCATAAATTTGCTGCCTCCCGAGGCTTCTCACCTTGTACATCAACCTCTGTTTCACTTGTACCCTATAAATCCCCAATGCCTTTCTTTGAAGTGTCTTAATTGGGATTTCTGGATTTGCTTCAATGTCAGGAAGTAGTTTGGTGCATAGCCACTGAGATGTCACCATGGGATTCTCCTCAAGTCTCCCACAAGACTTGTGCTCACTGACAAGAGTTTTAATGGCCCAACTGACCCCATCCAACAACACACAGGCATGGATCCTCCAATTGCATGACTCAACCAGACACATTGCAGTGAATCTGGTTGTATCAGCCTTTTCAACACTCACAGCAAATCCCTCTTGAATACAGAAGTCTCTGAAGACCTCCATGAAGTGTGTCTTGCTTTGGAATATCATCCATGGTTGCAACTTGATAGTCCCCCATGGCATGCTTCCCACAACTTTTCCATTTGCATACAAATTATCCAGCTTATTACTCCCATCTAAATGATCCTCAAAACTTCTCTCAGAAATTACCTCCTTAAGAACATCttgttcttcatcttcttcaatttCTTCGTCAATGAAATCGTCGGAGTTGAAACCAGTTTCATTATCACTCTCACTCTCCTCAAAATTttcatcatcactctcatcaTCCCATTGCTCCTCTTCCTCCACATTGTATGCAGTGGGTTTCCTCACCCTTGAACCAGCAGGCCTTCCCCCCCTCTTCTTAGGAACAAACTCACCCGTCTTCTTAGCATGACTTCTGGAAATTCTGAAACCCCTCCCTTTGTTTAACTCAGCCCTGTTAGGAGGGGGTGTCTGATCTGGCTGGTGTTCtgtttgatgttgttgctgctgttctGTGGATTGGTGTTGCTGTTGttctgtttgttgttgttgttgatgttctgtttgttgttgttgctgatgttctgtctgttgttgttgttgctgtggttGTGTCTGTGGTGAGGTTGGTGGTGATGGAAcatttggtggtggtgagggcTCTCTTGGTGGTGATGGAAcatttggtggtggtgagggcTCTCTTGGTGGTGATGGAAcatttggtggtggtgagggcTCTCTTGGTGGTGGTGAAGGCTCTTTTTGTGTATTTGGTGGTTGGGAACCTCCCGGGGAAAGGCAGTCAGCATGTTGTGAGCTGTAAACACGTACGTACTCTACGCTTAAATCCTCAACATCATACACAGGCACCTCAACTGCCACTGTGTTTGCCAATTGCTCCTCCAAATCCCTTTGAATCTCAGCCTCCCTTTCTAACCTTCTCCTTTCCTCTTCCCTCTCCCTCTCAAACTCCTCAGCTTTCCTTCTAAGTTCTGCAGCCTTCCTTTCCTTCCTATCCTTCCTTTTCTTAACTGCAGTCCTAAATTGGATTGAAGTTTCCTTCTCATTTGCCTTCTCTATCCATATTTCCACAGTATCTGTGCGCTTAAATAAACCCCACATGCCCATCAAACCAACATCATTCAACAATTCTACTCTTTTATTCGTACTAGGATTAacataaaacaatctaaataaaTCGGGAATCAGAACATCTTGCTTAATAGAATCATCAAACAAGTCATCAACCAAATCCATGTAGTTCGTTTCATCAGTATCTTGTACCCTCACATCAAAATTCCGATCATTATAATGACATAACAACCAAATTGCGACCATCCTATACAAACAATAAACACaacacaaaaattcaaattaatgaactaaatcattaggcaaaacaacaaaGCACAACCAGACACTATGTTTTACCATTAACACCCCAAAATTCAAGTTAACCCATCTCATGGAAAAATCACGATTTtagcaaaaccctaaccctaatcaaaGCAAAATTCGCAAAAAATAGCACCAAGAACAAGAAACGAATTGAGTGAACTAACCTTGACACAATTTTGATGAAGTTGAAGCCACAAATTCCAGTCCTTTGCTCTCCTTGCACCCACTTTTGTAGGACTCGCGAAAACTGCAGATTTTTGGACCAAATTGTCGATCTTTTCGTGGGGATTTACTTCGACTAACTATTGCGAGTTGTTTTACACAAATCCCAGCGAATTtcgatctttctctctctttggtTTGGTACTCAAGTGCTCTCTAATGGTGTAAGAGAACAGAGAGAAATGTCGAGGAAGAAGTTGGGAAGttaggttttgaattttttttatttttcttttttttcttttttgatatgGCGCCAGAAAGGACAAGTAAGGGCAACAAGGTAAAAACATGGTAACGGAGGGTTAACGTACGTCAGACAAAAGGGCATTTAATGATATTATTGCATACGTCAGGGGTGTTTGgtgcattttggaaagtttaggggtatttggtgcattaaagtaaacctcaggggcatttggtgaaaaatccgtaaataaAAAGATCAAATAAGCACAATGTAAAACAACAATTTATTCTATCAGTATTATCAACTTCTTAGGCAAGCATGCCCTGCTTTTGGCTTATTCAGTAAAGATATCTGGTAGGAGTACAATAACATTATATAGATTATAGATTAATATCACAATTGCTAATGCAGAGTAACTTTAGAAATTAAAAGTACACACTTTGAACCCAAACTTACATCTTTACAATCGAAAGTAGCTAGTCATCGACTTGCCTTCTAACTCTTTCGAGAAGAAATTCTTAACCAAGTCCGAGAATTTGAGTTGCTGGTACAGTGCTGGCTTTTCTGGTGCCACCAACCCAGGCAAAGGTCCATATATATTCTCATAAATGCCTGGACTGAAGAAGACAGCCATTGATACTCGTGCTGTGCGGAAAGGATTAGCAAATACACGATGTTCTCCACTCTTGTATTCATCGTTGGATATTATCTAAATGACAATTTTAGGAATAAGTTTTATTAGTACAAAAACGTACTGAATAAATGATTTAACTACCGACTCATGCACTCATGTCAGATTCAGCTATTTAATGAAAAATCAAACCTTCTTTTATCCCAATTGAAGTGTCAACTATCAAGTGTTCATATATTTATTAGTAGTATATGTCAGAGTTGAAATGAGGAGTTTGAGTATCATAGACTACAGTCCTCCTAGTGTCAATTAACAATCCTTTCGGACTTTTAAGTTCTGTTTTGTAATCTGTGTCAGGGCTTAGTTACTACCCTCCCTACGTTTGTTAAGATTTACACTGATGCAAAAATGGTACTGAGTTAGGTACTTTGGTGCTTTGTTGATTAAGTTGATGTATTAGTTTCGTGTACCCTCTTTTGGTAAATAATTAAGTTCTTTATTTGCcaatagaaaaaagaaaagtacCTGCAATAAGTCGCCAATGTTAACAACAAGAGCGCCATGAACTGGTTTCAGATTGATCCACTTGCCATCATATTTTACTTGTAGTCCACCCACTTGATCCTGCAGCAACACTGTCAAAATCCCAGGATCTGTATGTGAAGCGATCCCGATTGTTTTTTTAGGCTCTGGACAATATGGATAATACTGTCCGGCCATAGTTCTCCTTCCTAAATAGGACTTCCCACCCAACTTATCAGGACTTAGTCCCAGCCCTTCAGACAGCAATCCCATGAGTTTTTCTCCAAGCTGCGTCACTTCCTTATCCCACTCTATTACCTCAGTCCTGCAGAAAACCAGCACTATTCTTGCTTGATGTATTTCTTCTTCAGATAATAATTTATTACAGTTGTGCTGATAAAAATTAAAGACCAGTTCAATTGCATAGAGTTTTAGGCAAGACTTATAAGGAGCCATGATGTAAATGTATACTTTCCCGGATGGAATTCTGTTTTATGTCAAAGTATGAACTAGTTTTATTATATGTACATCATTTTGTCTAGGACACTAATAAAAAGTTTATGTGTTTCTCTTTTTATAACGATCTTGTGAGTTAATTCTTTACTTTAAGAACAATTCTAGATTAATATTGGATAAAAACATAGCTCAcaaatagaaagaaaaaaaggtgATTGAGGTACCTCTTGATGAGTTGGTTTGTCTCAGCTTCGTTAGGACAGATCTACTTGTTTGTACAAAATTAAAGTCTTGCACAGTTGCACGTACCCGGTGtataattaatttattgtacatctgtgtaacttttacccagtttttatttatttttttactccctccgttccaattTCATCGCACACTTTCCTTTTATGTCCGTCCCAACTAATTTGTCACATTTCCTTgagataattttttattaaagaattttttttgtcactaagactccgtttggtagggcgtaaaacgttttcattgtaaaatgattttccatggaaaatatttttcaagggaaaaaacaattccaaactagtttccCTTTGTTTGGTAATTTAGAGGAAACGGGAGTCTcttaactttttaatttaacGTACC contains these protein-coding regions:
- the LOC130468056 gene encoding uncharacterized protein translates to MVAIWLLCHYNDRNFDVRVQDTDETNYMDLVDDLFDDSIKQDVLIPDLFRLFYVNPSTNKRVELLNDVGLMGMWGLFKRTDTVEIWIEKANEKETSIQFRTAVKKRKDRKERKAAELRRKAEEFEREREEERRRLEREAEIQRDLEEQLANTVAVEVPVYDVEDLSVEYVRVYSSQHADCLSPGGSQPPNTQKEPSPPPREPSPPPNVPSPPREPSPPPNVPSPPREPSPPPNVPSPPTSPQTQPQQQQQQTEHQQQQQTEHQQQQQTEQQQHQSTEQQQQHQTEHQPDQTPPPNRAELNKGRGFRISRSHAKKTGEFVPKKRGGRPAGSRVRKPTAYNVEEEEQWDDESDDENFEESESDNETGFNSDDFIDEEIEEDEEQDVLKEVISERSFEDHLDGSNKLDNLYANGKVVGSMPWGTIKLQPWMIFQSKTHFMEVFRDFCIQEGFAVSVEKADTTRFTAMCLVESCNWRIHACVLLDGVSWAIKTLVSEHKSCGRLEENPMVTSQWLCTKLLPDIEANPEIPIKTLQRKALGIYRVQVKQRLMYKVRSLGRQQIYGGFDESYALLPSYAEMIKSTNPGSYALVTWTADSGNVTPRFKACFFSFAAQVRGFLRGCRPIIGIDGAHLSGYYKGILLTAVAIDGNNEIFPLAYSIVSTESMDTWSYFFRSLKALFVQHGCQRDDWTFISDRMRGVESALYDVFPKAVRRVCAQHLYTNCRQAGYSGTAFHDLFWVAADAYNPYVFNKAMEKIGKLIPEAVGYLDKVPEQWSRHKFDVGVTCDHNTTNFVESFNACTKPFRDLPVLSLLEEIRSWCMTKIGARFDKAVDIGPDQLTPYATKELEERSADSRFCYATNAGGVNLRF
- the LOC110795783 gene encoding 1-aminocyclopropane-1-carboxylate oxidase homolog 3 — translated: MTTSSTSRELQTLDDEYDRHKELKEFDETKLGVKGLIDSGITKIPRIFHHPTETLFDHEPQQPNPHDDLIIPVIDLSGEHTDLVQQLRDASSKFGFFQVINHGMSISLLDRSIDAVKAFHELQPQEKMQVYRRGTVTAGSGVGFYSNYDLFHSKAASWQDTLAVRLAPVPVDPNEIPNVCRTEVIEWDKEVTQLGEKLMGLLSEGLGLSPDKLGGKSYLGRRTMAGQYYPYCPEPKKTIGIASHTDPGILTVLLQDQVGGLQVKYDGKWINLKPVHGALVVNIGDLLQIISNDEYKSGEHRVFANPFRTARVSMAVFFSPGIYENIYGPLPGLVAPEKPALYQQLKFSDLVKNFFSKELEGKSMTSYFRL